Below is a window of Mucilaginibacter ginkgonis DNA.
TATAAAAGGCCAGCAACGCACGGTTGTAACCATAGCTCAGATCATTAAAGTTTTGCGATTCGGGGAATAGTTGGGGTGTACCCGATATCTGCCAAGCAATAGCACTTTTAATGTCTATGATAGACCGGCTGTTTTCAAAGTCGTCCAGATACGACGTTCCTTTTGTAGATCCGGCAAAGTTCAAGGCACTTGGGCTGCCCGGGAAAAGCTTGGCGAACTCGCCGTTAAAAGTTACAGTTGATGGAGCCTTGGTTGATATCAAGGGCAGTTTGTCTACCAGTCGTGTCAGGTATCGCGAGTTAGCGCTGTAGTTGACGTCGAAACCTGCAATGGTATTTGATATCGACTCCTCGCCTATCACTTCCTTCTGCGTTATCGGTGTTTCAGATAAGTGCATTACCGTAGCACCTAAGCCCAGATTTGGATTTACCCGGTAATCGAACCTCGACCCGTATAGAGACCGCTGCTGGATACCAAACAACTCGTTATTCTCCAACCTTACGGTAATGGGCTGGCCCGATGATAATAACGCCTGATTGATGATGGTTAACCTGCCGCTGTTATAATCGATGTTAAAATCTGTACCTTCTGTAAGCTGTAAGCTACCCGCGGAAACAATGACTGATCCTTGCGGGATATTCAATGCATTCAGCTGGAACTCTGATCCGCTTTTCGACGAGTACTGCCCCTTAATAACGTACCGGTTTAGTTGAGGGAAATATTGCCGCGCGATAGTTTTTGTAGAATCGTACAAGGGCTGATAGGAATATCTGCTTACCAAGGCTTGCTCGCCCGGGGCGAATTTGGCGGCAAGGTCAGACCCGAAGGGTTCTACCAGCGGAAAGATGATCCGCCCGTTTTGCGAATCGATGGTGATCCCTTCAATGTAGTCAAAATACCCATCGGGCTTCTTATCATTCTGCGCATTTAGGTTATCCAGACCAACCAATTGCAGCCAAAGCTTACTGGTTGTATTGACCCCCTCGTCCATTATGGGTTTCTCAATGCCCGACTTTTCATCCAAACGGGTGATCTGCATCCTGAAATTTTGCGGGCTAACCTGGTAGGCACCTAATGAATAGATGTTTTTCATCATCAGTTTCCAGGTTGGCAAACTGGTTTTTAGCAGGTCACTTTTGATCAACTTTGTGTACAATACCTTCGGTGTTACCGGATCGACGGCCACATCGGTAGAGAACTCACCAACTTGGTATTCAACGCCATTGTACGTATAGCGGTAGGCAACGGCCAGTACCTCGTCGTTGTTCAGCGGCGAATTCAGGGAGATGTAACCAAGTTGCGGATGCAATACATATTCCTTATCAGACAGTTTGCGCGCGTAGGTTAGTTTAGAGTAGTTGTCGGTACTTCCGGTTGATTGAAAGTACGTAGCAACGTCATTTGAATTAGTTTGCCTTGCGCCCGGCGGCAGGTTTTGCAACAGGTTATTAGACTGCTGCGGAAAGTTAGGATTTGAATACCCCGAAGGCAAAGCCGAACCGCCGCCCTGCACCCGCTGTGTATTATATGGCTGGTTTTCGCCCAAATCCAAAAAGGCTAAGATGTCCCGCGAGTCAGTTGTGACGTTGGTACGGTTAGTTGTCCAAACCTCTATTTTGGTAATGTTGATATTGGTGCTGATGATCGGGATATTCGCCAGCGCCCTGTCGTAGTTGTTGCGGAAATATTGCGACAGGAAATAGTGTTTGTTGGCTTCGTAGTCGGCCGGCGTAAGCCTGAATTCGCCTTGTTGGGCGCCATTGGTTATGGTAATGGTTTTGGCCTGCGACCGCTGCTGTGAGAATACGCTGGTTACATCCAGTTTCCCAAATTTTAACTTGGTTTTCACACCAAATAGTGCCTGGCTGCCTTGGATCAACGTAGTTGGTAAAGGCATGCTTACCACCCCCGCCTCTATTTTCTGAATGATCTCGTCGGCATGGCCCGTATAATCTAGTTTTACCTGGTTATCGAATTGGAATTGCGCGTCGGTGTTGTAATTGGTAGCGATCTTTAATTTATCGCCGATGTTACCCACCACGTTCATCTGAATTTTCTGGTCGAAATTAAAGTTGAACACGTTGCGTTGCGCTGTGCTGTATAGCGGGTTTTGGTTGCTGTTGACCTGGCCGGAAAACAAGATCTCCGCAGAACCCTGCGGCCTGATATTAATTACAGAGCTGCCGAATATTTGCTCGAAAGTTTTGCTGCGCACATTTATCTGCGGCACAAAACCCGGCTGCTGAGACTGATAGGCGTAATTATCTGATAACTGGCGGAAATACTGGCGCTGGTCCTGGCGCTGTATCAGATCAAGGTATTGCTTGAAGGTAAGATATTGCGGAGGGCGGTAATTAAGGTTGCCTACTTTCTCTGTTAGGATATAACGGTTGGTGGCAGGGTCATATTGGATAGATCTGACCAAGTTTGGCGGGTCGGGCGCTAACACCCCTTCTAACGCCCTTGTGTTACGTGTGCCCGATTTGCGGACAGGCTGCTGTACAGTTACGCTATCGGCGCGGCCGCGGCGTTGTGCACGTGCGTTATTATACCCGCCAAAAAAAGCAAATACAACTAAACACAGTAAAGCCTTAAACGTAAAACTTTTAACCAAGCGTCGGCATTAATTAATTAGTACTCTACAGATTCTTAAGGGCGGCCTTAATCAGCTGTTCGACATTTAAACTCCCGGTTTGCCGTTTTATTTCATTGTCCACCACTTTTTCGGCAATATTTTTTGCAAAGCCAAGCATCACTAACGCGCTAAGCGCCTCATCTTTAACGGTATGATTTACAGGCACACTTATCAGTGTTCCGGGTCCGTCTTTTTTCAGTTTGTCTTGCAGCTCTAAGATAAGTCTTTGTGCCGATTTTGGGCCTATTCCTTTTATTCGTTGTATAGTAGCGACGTGGCCGGATACAATGGCTTCCTGAATTTCTTCGGGGGTGATGGATGAGAGCATCATCCTGGCCGTGTTCGCCCCAATCCCTGATACAGATATAAGGTAAAGAAATAAACGGCGTTCGCCCTCATCGGCAAAACCGTAAAGCGTGTGGCCGTCTTCTTTTACATGAAGCCATGTGAATAATTTAAACCTGTTATTGTCGCCTAATTTGGCGTAGGTATTTAAAGATATATTAATGTGATAACCTAAACCGTTAATGTCTATCACCGCGTAGGCGGGCGATTTAAATGCCAGTTTGCCTTCTATATAATCATACATGCCGGGATCACTTAAGCAGTTCTACCATTTTTAATTGTTACCTGCCTTTTGCTGCGCGTCGAGCACGGCAATGGTGACCATGTTCACGATCTCGCGCACAGAACTACCCAACTGCAATACGTGTACAGATTTCTTGAGGCCTAATAGAATAGGGCCAACCGCTTCTGCACCGCCTAGCTCCTGCAGTAATTTGTAAGCAATATTTCCCGACTCAAGGTTAGGGAAGATCAGCGTATTTGCCGGTGTGCCGTTCAAGGTAGAGAATGGAAAGTTATCCTTTAATAATTCTGAATTAATTGCAAAGTTGGCCTGCATTTCTCCATCCACGATCATATCGGGATACTTTTCATGCAATATCTTTACCGCCTCGCGGGTACCCTCTGGTATAGGGCCATCATTAGAACCAAAATTCGAGTAAGACAACAACGCGACTCTCGGGCTGATGTTAAATTGCCTTACCGATCTTTCAATCAACACAGTAATATCTACCAGTTCCTGCACGGTTGGATCGACATTGACCGTAGTATCACCAAAGAATACAGGGCCTTTCGGTGTAACCATAAGGTACATGCCTGCAACACGGTTTACACCTTTTTCAGTACCGATGATCTGTAAAGCCGGTTTTATAACATTTACATAGTTTTTGGTGAGGCCGGATATCAACGCATCGGCTTCGCCAAACTGCACCATGCAGGCACCATAGTAATTTCGGTCTGTAATGAGCAGTTTACGCGCTTCATGCATGGTTACCCCACGACGCTGACGCTTCTGATAAAGATATTTAGCATAGTCATCTATCTGAGGCACATTATCAGCCCGAGGGTCGATGATAGCTACGTCGCCTAATTCGAGCTCCGTTTCTTCAATTATTTGGTTGATTTTGTCAGCATTACCTAACAAGATCGGCGTAGCGATACCTTCATCTTTTACAATTTGGGCAGCACGCAATATCTTGTAATTATCTGCTTCGGCAAATACAACACGTTTTGGGTTTTGCTTGGCACTTACGGCAATATTGCGTAGCAAACGGTTGTCCTTACCAATGCGGCCCTGCAATTCTTCAGCATAGGCATCCCAGTCGGTGATCACTTTTCGCGCCACACCAGACTCGACCGCTGCTTTCGCTACCGCGATAGAAACCTCGGTGAGCAAGCGCTGATCCATCGGTTTTGGAATAATATAATCTTTGCCGAATTTTAAGTTTTTAGCGTTGTACGCTGTGTTTACAGCTTCAGGGACCGGCTTTTTAGTCAATTCGGCTATGGCGTATGCGGCCGCTATTTTCATCTCTTCATTTATGGCGGTTGCCCTAACGTCGAGCGCGCCACGGAAAATGAATGGGAAACCCAACACGTTATTCACCTGGTTAGGAAAGTCGGAGCGGCCGGTTGCCATGATCAGGTCATCACGGGTAGCACTTCCTGTCTCGTAATCAATTTCTGGGTTAGGATTGGCCATCGCGAATACGATAGGGTTAGGCGCCATGCTGCGCAGCATATCGGGGCTAACCACGTTACCTGCAGAAAGGCCGATAAAAACATCTGCGCCTTTCATCGCATCGCTCAGCGTTTTTACATCTGTGCGGTTTGTGGCAAATTGCATGCGGATGTCATCAAGGTCTGTGCGGTTTTTATCCAGCACACCGTTAATGTCAAACATTACCAGGTTCTCCACCTTGACGCCCAGCGAGAGGTACATTTTGGAGCAGGAAACAGCAGCCGCTCCGGCGCCGTTTACCACCATTTTAATTTCGCTAAGCTTTTTATCCTGCAATTCGCAGGCGTTCATTAACGCCGCACCCGAAATGATCGCAGTACCGTGCTGATCGTCGTGCATTACCGGGATATTCATCTCGGCTTTTAAACGGCGCTCTATCTCAAAACACGTCGGCGCAGAAATGTCCTCTAGGTTTACACCACCAAAGGTTGGTTCTAATGCCTTAACAATGTTTACAAATTCATCTACCGACTTAGCGTTCAACTCTAAATCGAACACATCAATATCGGCGTATATTTTAAACAGCAGGCCCTTGCCTTCCATCACAGGCTTACTGGCCTCGGGGCCTATATTGCCTAAACCCAATACCGCTGTACCATTACTGATAACTGCAACCAGGTTACCTTTAGCGGTGTATTTATATACGTCATCAACGTTTTCGGCAATTTTTAAGCAAGGCTCAGCAACGCCCGGCGAGTAAGCCATGGTAAGGTCGCGCTGCGAATTGGTAGGTTTGGTAGGTACAACTTGTATCTTACCCGGGCGCCCTTTTGAGTGGTAATTCAGGGCGTCGAGCTTACGATTAGGTTTGTTCATTCTTCTCAAATTCAGGCTGTAAAATTACAATTCTTTTTGAGTTGAAAGGCAAAGTGCAGCAATTGGATACACTAAGTACACCATTACATTCACAAACAATAAAGCCCCGATATCATAAATATCAGGGCTTTATTAAATAATGATATGTTGACGTTACAATCCAGCGGCAACAGCCACACTTCCGTTTTTAGGGGAAGCTAAAGCAACCGTTCCGGGTGCGATCAATCTCAAGGTTTGACCGGGGATGGCACGCTCACCAACTTTGTTCCAGGATTTCAGGTCACTTAATTCAACACCGAATTTATCCGCGATGCCGGCAAGGGTCTCACCTGCTTTAACGGTATGAAACGCCGGAATATCTTCTACACGACCTGCGTTGTCAGCAGTCGCAATAACAGGCATAGCCGCAACTGTTAGCTGATTCCCGTTAAGCGCATCATATAAAGCGCTATATCTTTCTTTTTGTATCTGGGGTATTACCAGCCTGCGCGGCGCCGCAGCTGTACCATTAACTACACGCTGTAAGTAACCCGGGTTTAGTAACGCCAATTGATTAGGGTCTACCGCGATGACACGTGAAATATTGCCCAGCGAGACGAACTTGTTTACCAAAATGGTATCGGTTTGCATAGGCATGCTGCATGCTTGCGGCGTAATATTATGCTTGTTGTAGTAATTCATTACATAGATCACAGCTATATAAGCAGGCACATACCCACGTGTTTCGACCGGTAAGTATTGGCGGATGCTCCAGTAATCCAAAGCGTTTGCCTTAGCTACCGCACGTTCCACACTACTTTTCCCGCAGTTATAAGAAGCGATGGCCAACAGCCAATCGCCAAATTCCTGGTAAGCGTCTTTTAAGTAAGCCGCCGCCGCATAGCTGGCCGCGATAGGATCGCGGCGCTCATCAACATAATTGTTGATGTTTAAGCCGTAAGTGCGCCCGGTGGTAGACATAAACTGCCATGGCCCTGCAGCGCCAACACGCGAGATTGCGTTAGGGTTTAATGCAGATTCAACTATGGATAAAAACTTAATCTCCTCAGGTATTCCCGCGTCGCGGAAAGCCTTTTCGTAAATAGGAAAATAATATTTAGCCAAACCTAACACACGGCCCATTTCTTCGCGGCGGTTAGGGCCGGTATACAAATCGATATAATTCTGAACAAAATCATTGTAATCCAAAGGCACTTCCTTTTGAATGGCCTGTAACTTCCCGCGCATGGTGGTCAACTGCATACCGCTTGGTTGCACACTTAATGTATCGCGATGAAAATGGGTAGAATGGTAGTCTTTGGTACCAACAGAGTCGGTAAGTTTTGAATTGCCTGATGCGGCAAAACCTAAACAAGGCGCAAGAAGAAAAGCAACAACAGTAAAAACTCTCATCGTTTAAATAAAGGGGTTAAATAACTGTATGCTAAGGCAATAAAGGCTGCTACTAAATTAAGTAATTTAACTTAAATCTAAAAAGTATTTAGCGAAATTTAATAGTTCCTGCTCATTATAACGTTTGGCAGACAATTGCAAACCTAACGGTAGTGTGCCTTTAATATTATTCATTGGCAGAGAGATAGCCGGCAGACCGGCTAAAGAAGCTTGCACAGTAAAGATATCTTCGAGATAAGAGACTACAGGGTCCTTTTCTTCCCGGCCGATCTTTGGGGCGGGCTCTGGTGTTGTTGGCGTGAGTATGAAATCGTAATCATTCAATATTTCATCTGTTTTTTGCATGATGAGCCGGCGCATTTTCTGTGCTTTGGTATAATACGCATCGTAATAGCCAGAACTAAGAATGAACGTCCCCAGCATTACCCGGCGTTTCACCTCTTTGCCAAAACCTTCGGAACGGGATTTCTTGTAAACTGATGTCAGGGCGGTAGCATTTGGGCTGCGGTAGCCGTATCGCACACCGTCATACCGCGCCAGGTTTGACGACGCTTCCGCCATTGTTAAAATATAGTAGGCTGGCACAACATAATCCAGATATTCAAAAGATACGGGCTCTACAATGTTGCCGGCAGCTTGTAACTCTTTTATTTTAGCCAGCATGCTTTCCCGCACCTGTTCGCCAACACCTTCGCGTTCTAAAGATTCTTTGATATATGCTAAGCTTTTCGGCCCGTTTGGCTTTAACGCGCTGAAATAAGCAAGAGGTTTTGCCTGTTTAAGGGTGCTATCGTAATTATCGGGGCCAGACATAACTTCCAAAAGCAGCGCAGCGTCTTCTGCTGACCGGGTTATAGTGCCAACCTGATCGAAAGAGGATGCGTAAGCGATAATGCCGTGCCGGGAGATACTGCCGTAAGTTGGTTTAAACCCCACCAGTCCGCAAAATGCAGCCGGTTGACGAACAGATCCACCGGTATCTGTACCTATAGCGGCGTGGCACATGCCTGCCTGCACACTTACCGCCGACCCGCCTGACGATCCGCCCGGAACGCGGCTCTCATCTGCAAAGTTTTTTACCCGACCGTGTGCAGAATTTTCGTTAGCCGCGCCCATACCAAATTCGTCGCAATTGCAGCGGCCGATGATAATGGCGTCTTCAGCTAGTAACCGCTCAACAACGGTTGAAGAATAGATCGCGTTATAAGTTTCGAGAATTTTTGATGATGCCGACGCGGTGTGCCCTTTGTAAAGAATGTTATCTTTTATACTGATAACCATACCCGCCAATTTACCGGCTGTACCCGCTTTCAACTTTTTGTCAATCTTTGCAGCACGGGCTAATGCTTCGCCGGCAAAAACTTCCACAAAGGCGTTCAGGTGCGCGTATTGTTCAGTACGTTGCAGGTAATGTTTTACAAGTTCTTCTACTGTAACGGCTCCCGAAGCCAGATCGCGACGGATGTCATTAAAAGAAGCATATGCAGTAGTCATCAGGGCTAAAATAAAAAAACTTATGAACCGAAGGCAAATCGATCCATAAGTTTAAGCATATGAGAATGCAGCAAAACTGCATCCGCAATTAAATATTGGTTTTCTCTTCGTGACGAGGAGAAGCGGTAGTGTTGGTGTTAGACGGCCTTTCGTTCACGTCGTCGTGATTCTGAGCATCTTTAAATTCTTTTACACCTTTACCTAAGCCGCGCATAAGTTCAGGGATTTTTTTACCGCCAAACAATAATAGTATTGCAATAATGATCAGAATAATTTCTGGTGCACCTAATCCACCCATGATAATTTAATTTAATGTTTTGTTAATTTTTTACGTTGTTGCTTTGTCCTTTGGTTCTTTTGCAGCGCCATCATCTACGTGCGTAATGCTCAGATGGTTTTCTGCCACTTTAGTCACCTCGGGTTGTTCTATCAAATGCGATACATCTGCATGGCTATGCTCTGCAGGTGTTGTTTGGGTATCTGTAGTATTGGTTGTGCGCTCTTCAGTGAGCGGTGTCTCATGTTCTTCAACCGTAGAATTTGCCGGCGCGAAAGGATCTGTAACCGCAGCCGTATTTGCAACCGGCGGAAAATTAAGATCTGCATCTGTACGCCCGGGTGCTGATTCAACCGGTGGCTTAGCTTCAAAATTTTCGATCTGATTTTGCAGCTCGCGTTTAACACCTTCAGATGCATCCTTAAAGTCGCGAATGCCCTTGCCAAGCCCTTTAGCTATCTGTGGTAATTTATCACCACCAAAAAGCATCAGTGCTACAAAGACGATCAGGATCATTTCTGAACTGCCTATGTTTAAAAATAAAAAAATCGGATGCAACATGTTAATCGGACTACAAATATACAACTAAAAGCCTACAATGTTATTTATTAAAAATTTACTGGCTTGCCAGCCAGCTTCTTGGGTTAACAGGTGTTTGGCCTTTATACAATTCAAAATGCACCTGGGTTTCGCCTGTAGAACCATCTGTTGCCACAGTACCCAACGTGGTTTTCACTTCTACCTTTTGACCTTTTGATACGCTCACAGAACGTAAATTGGCGTAAGCGGTAAAGTACTCGCCGTGCCTTATTACAACGAGATATGTACCACTGATATTGTTTACGCTGGTAACCTCGCCACCAAACACCGAGCGCACTGTAGCACCCTGCCCCGTGCGGATATCTATACCCGGGTTATCTGTTTTTATACCTTCTATATAAGTAATACCAAAGTCTTGTGTAACCACACCATTTGCAACCGGCCAAGGCAATCGCCCACGGTTACCCATAAAGTCGTTCGATAGCTTCGCAAATTCCGGTGTCGCGTTAAGCAATTGGCTGTTCGTCGCGGCCGCCTTCGGTGCTGCTTTTACAGGTGCAGTTTCTTTACCGGCAACGGCGTTGGCCCTTGCGGCAGCGGCAGCACGGGCAGCTTCGGCCCGGGCTTCTGCTTCTGCCTTTCGGCGTGCTTCTTCAATTTCACGGGCAATGGCGCGGCGTATCTGGCGGTTGTTATCAGCAATTTGCTGGTTTATACGCTTTTGTTGTTGTTTTAATTCGCCCTGGTGCTTAGAAAGTCCGTTCATCACTTCTTGCTGACTGGTGCGCTCTTTACCCAGGTTCTGCTTTTCTTTCTCCTGGTCTTTCAACAGGTTGCTTTGCTGGGTTTTGGTCTTGTCCAGCTGGGTGATCTTTGTATTCAGCTCGTGCTGGGTACCTTGTATAGATTCTGCCTGGCGCTGGCGATAATTAGCAAACTGCTGCAGATAGGTGAGCCTTTTGTATGCCTGGTTAAAATCTTGCGATGCAAAGATGAACATCAACTTATTGTACGCGCTCTGATTATGGTACGCGAAAACGATCATGGCCGCGTATTCTTTTTTCAACTGATCAAGCTGGCCCTGAAGCGTGTGGACAGTATTGGTATTTTCATTTATTTGGTTGCCCAGCAGGCGAACTTCTGAATTGAGGGTCTTGATCTTCTCTTCACGCAAGCTGATCTTAGCCTTGAGAATGTTAAGTTGCTTTAAGGTAGATTTCTTGTTGCTTAGCGTTTCCTGGTATTCATTATTCAGTTGCTCCAGTTCCTCATTAAGTTTATCGCGGCGTTTTTTTAACTCAGAACTGCTTTGCGCGAACGCGCTTACAGAACACAGGGCAAGCAAGAAAAAGAATACAGATCGCAGAAATTTCATCGAACCCAAAAGTACAATTTTAATTTATCCGCTGATAGCGGTTTGGTATACTGAAAGGAAAATCCAATGTCTGGTCGAAATCAATCCGGCTGTAATCTATCTCTGCTTCTATATTTTTTTGTTGCGTTTTAGATGTAAGCGATATGTGCGATGGCACTACCCTGCCTGTTGCCTGGATAAAGTTGCTGTAATTAGCCTGTAATGATTGCCCGGCCGCTGCTTTTGACAGGTTAGTGCTGTTGATTTTCAGATCAGCACCTAAGATCATTTTAAAAAGCATATCCTTTAACGATCCGCTTAAGACCAAATTGTTGTTATCAGGCGTTAAAGTGATACCGTCGGTCAACGTTTCAGGGATAGCATTGCCGATCAAAATTGACTGTACAGTATTGAAATTTACTTCGCGAGGCGCGTAGTCATAAATAAAGCTAAACGGTTTTTGAAAATAAACCGATTGGAGTTTATTGATCACTGTTATGCTATCGGGCGTAATTAAAGCCCGCGCCACCTCAATGCCGATCAAATAGGTGATAGATACCCATATCTTCTGCCCGCGTAATATCCTGATGTTTAAAGTCACATCATTGCTGTTACCATCGATGTTTAACTTGGTTTTTGCCTTGCCGGAGAATGTGGTAAAGCTGATCTGTTTTGAGCGGATCTCTGCCAGTTTCATTTTAGCAGCATCGGCAGAATTATCAGTTTTTGTTACGGCAGTACTAGCAGGCGTGCGGGTCACCAGTTTTTTGCTATGGCAACTTGTTATGACAATGATGCCTAACAACAAAAAACTATTCGATATATTTCTTTTCATTGATCTTCCTGTCTAACAGGGGCGAATCTGCACCGCCTGCTTTAGCTTTCTTCCAGTTTAATACGGCACCGTCCACATCGCCATTGTAGAACAAGATATCGCCATAGTGTTCTAGCTGTACAGCGCTTTTATCTTTATCATGGGCGATGGCTTTTTCTATCCACGGCCTTGCTTCGGCATATTTCTTTTGTCTGAACAAAATCCATGCATACGTATCTTCAAACGACGCCGTATTCGGCTGCAACTCGTTACCCCGTTCGGCCATCTGCGCCGCCTTATCTAACTGCTCGTTTCTTACTGACAAATAATAGGCATAGTTGTTTAACGTATATCCGTTATCAGGATTGTAAGTTATACTCTGGTCGTAAGCCGCGTCAGACTTTGCATTGTCTTTCAATTCGTGATAGCTATCCCCAATAGCAGAATATGTTTGCGAAAGAAGTTCTTTATCCTGAGTTTCTGATGAAGCCGCCGTTTTGAGATAACCTAGAGCTTTTGTGGCATTCTTTTTCTGCAGCCAGGCAACACCAACCAAATAATTCATCCACGCCTGATTTGGGAAAAGCGTCAAAGCGTTTTCTCCATCTTTTATAGCGGCGTCGAAATCGTTATCTCCTAATTCTATCCGTACCAGTTGCTCATGAACCTGGTATATTTTATCATTAACAGCAATTGACCTTCTGTAAGCATTTGCAGCCGCCTTATATTGTGCGTTTTGCAACAGCATATCGCCGTAGATGCCAAACGAGCGTGAATCTTCGGGGTGGCTTTCTGTTAATATCTTGCTCAATTCTAAAGCGCTTGCCTTAGCATTTGCATCCGGGAACTTAGGCACATAACCCATAATTATGTGCAACTGCTGCTCTACAGACATGCCTGCCTGCGTGAATGCCAGCTTTAATTCATTAAAGCCATTATCATTATCTTTTTTATTCCGGTAAATGTCTGCCAGTTGCAGGTGCACATAGCCGTTAGACGGGTCTAAGGTTTCTGCCTTTTGAAAAGCTTTCAGCGCGTCGTCAACAAAATTGTTAGCGTTATAAACCTCGCCAAGCATAATGTAATACTTAGCCTGGTTTGGATTTTCTGCAATGGCTTTTTTAATGTCGGCAGTTGCTTTGTTGACGTTGCCTTGCGCCAGGTAAACTTTCTGGCGTTTAAGTAAAAGATCATCACTTGGGCCGGTTACTTTTTCGAGCGAATCTAAAACCGCGATGGACTGGTCGTATTTTTTGCCGATGAATAAGGCGTTGGCCCTGTCAAAGTAATAGTCGGGATTGTTGGGATTAAGCTTTATCAATTGCGAAAAAATGGCTTCAAGACGCGCAATGTTGTTAGACTTTTCGTACCCTGTAGATAATGCTACCCAATACCATTCGTTATTAGGGTTTATTGCGACAGCCCTCTCCAATAATGCCTGTGCACCGTCGTAATCATTATTCCGCTTTTTAAGGTTGGCCATCTCATAAAGCGCGGCGTCATTATTAGGATCTATCTGTAGAACGTGAGAAAACAAATCAGACGCAAGAGCGAAATTTTCGATTGTCCGTTCGCGCAGGCCGGTAAAGAATAGCTGCTTCATCAAAACGCTGTCGGCATTGGTCATGGGTTTCGCGGCAGCGTTGCGTAGTTTCCCGCTCGCAGCATCTTGCGCGTAGCTCAAAGCAGGCAATAAGCCTAAAAATATAAGCAGCTTAAATTTCATTTATTGCACACCGGTGTGGCCATAACCACCTGCTCCCCTAACGGTTTCATTTAAGGTTTCGCTTATTTCCCAGGTAATGTTTTCGTGACGGGCTATAATCATCTGAGCAATGCGGTCGCCGTTATTGATCTCAAATGCTTCGGTAGATAGGTTGATTAATAATACTTTTATTTCGCCACGGTAATCGGCATCAATCGTCCCCGGCGAATTTAAAACAGTTACGCCATGCTTGTAGGCCAGGCCACTTCGTGGCCTGATCTGCGCTTCGAAACCTGCCGGTAACTCAATGTGCAATCCTGTAGGGACCAATTGGCGTTCCATTGGCTTAAGTGTGATGGGCAATTCGATATGCGCGCGCATATCCATCCCTGCGGAATGTATGGTTTCATAGCCGGGCAACTGGTGCGCCGACTTATTTATTACTTTAATGGTCATTTTTTGCTCAATGTAGCTTTTAGTTGCTTTCCCTCGGTTAATATCGCCACCGCGGCAAATGCGATGAATAAT
It encodes the following:
- a CDS encoding Sec-independent protein translocase subunit TatA/TatB — its product is MLHPIFLFLNIGSSEMILIVFVALMLFGGDKLPQIAKGLGKGIRDFKDASEGVKRELQNQIENFEAKPPVESAPGRTDADLNFPPVANTAAVTDPFAPANSTVEEHETPLTEERTTNTTDTQTTPAEHSHADVSHLIEQPEVTKVAENHLSITHVDDGAAKEPKDKATT
- a CDS encoding murein hydrolase activator EnvC family protein is translated as MKFLRSVFFFLLALCSVSAFAQSSSELKKRRDKLNEELEQLNNEYQETLSNKKSTLKQLNILKAKISLREEKIKTLNSEVRLLGNQINENTNTVHTLQGQLDQLKKEYAAMIVFAYHNQSAYNKLMFIFASQDFNQAYKRLTYLQQFANYRQRQAESIQGTQHELNTKITQLDKTKTQQSNLLKDQEKEKQNLGKERTSQQEVMNGLSKHQGELKQQQKRINQQIADNNRQIRRAIAREIEEARRKAEAEARAEAARAAAAARANAVAGKETAPVKAAPKAAATNSQLLNATPEFAKLSNDFMGNRGRLPWPVANGVVTQDFGITYIEGIKTDNPGIDIRTGQGATVRSVFGGEVTSVNNISGTYLVVIRHGEYFTAYANLRSVSVSKGQKVEVKTTLGTVATDGSTGETQVHFELYKGQTPVNPRSWLASQ
- a CDS encoding DUF4292 domain-containing protein; the protein is MKRNISNSFLLLGIIVITSCHSKKLVTRTPASTAVTKTDNSADAAKMKLAEIRSKQISFTTFSGKAKTKLNIDGNSNDVTLNIRILRGQKIWVSITYLIGIEVARALITPDSITVINKLQSVYFQKPFSFIYDYAPREVNFNTVQSILIGNAIPETLTDGITLTPDNNNLVLSGSLKDMLFKMILGADLKINSTNLSKAAAGQSLQANYSNFIQATGRVVPSHISLTSKTQQKNIEAEIDYSRIDFDQTLDFPFSIPNRYQRIN
- a CDS encoding tetratricopeptide repeat protein, with product MKFKLLIFLGLLPALSYAQDAASGKLRNAAAKPMTNADSVLMKQLFFTGLRERTIENFALASDLFSHVLQIDPNNDAALYEMANLKKRNNDYDGAQALLERAVAINPNNEWYWVALSTGYEKSNNIARLEAIFSQLIKLNPNNPDYYFDRANALFIGKKYDQSIAVLDSLEKVTGPSDDLLLKRQKVYLAQGNVNKATADIKKAIAENPNQAKYYIMLGEVYNANNFVDDALKAFQKAETLDPSNGYVHLQLADIYRNKKDNDNGFNELKLAFTQAGMSVEQQLHIIMGYVPKFPDANAKASALELSKILTESHPEDSRSFGIYGDMLLQNAQYKAAANAYRRSIAVNDKIYQVHEQLVRIELGDNDFDAAIKDGENALTLFPNQAWMNYLVGVAWLQKKNATKALGYLKTAASSETQDKELLSQTYSAIGDSYHELKDNAKSDAAYDQSITYNPDNGYTLNNYAYYLSVRNEQLDKAAQMAERGNELQPNTASFEDTYAWILFRQKKYAEARPWIEKAIAHDKDKSAVQLEHYGDILFYNGDVDGAVLNWKKAKAGGADSPLLDRKINEKKYIE
- the dut gene encoding dUTP diphosphatase; translation: MTIKVINKSAHQLPGYETIHSAGMDMRAHIELPITLKPMERQLVPTGLHIELPAGFEAQIRPRSGLAYKHGVTVLNSPGTIDADYRGEIKVLLINLSTEAFEINNGDRIAQMIIARHENITWEISETLNETVRGAGGYGHTGVQ